Below is a genomic region from Gadus morhua chromosome 4, gadMor3.0, whole genome shotgun sequence.
ACTAAGATATTAATACAGTTCTCACAGATCTCACATGGTGGGGATTCTAATTCatgaaacaacattagttgttttggtcgtttgattattttattatcaaacaaaggtcctagtctgtttgattgacaggtgagatgatcaggggggcagagttgatACCTTTATAATCATAGGGCCATGGActgaggaatggatagagaggctcagtaaagctgcagccagtagcagagtggatatgaaccctggcttccacatcatagaaggagaccagtcccacatcataatcaacaaacacccccaccttcttgagctcagctctcagacgGAGACGGACAGCAGGGTCATCATTAGATACCAACCCATCCTTGAAGTAGCGAAGAGACCAGCAACCTGTCTCAGGGGACGCTATGATCAGATCTTTTCTGTCTATGGACTCTCTGACCACTCCTACAGTCCatccagtcttgtctttaacctgaacctcaaagtaaaatctccctgaggagaagctctgccttgTGAGAACACGGTTCTTTTTTGTTAATCTCTTTgggttgtctgggagtaccttcctcacacctccatcatgtactcgTTTCCCATCCACAGACAGGATGAGactgggatgagctgtatcaggatccagagtcacatctacttcatactgctggaccctcttcagttcagcatcaggcagcttcttcatctccatgttcagtgtctcctccagctgatccagggatctcctcaaggtccctacgtatgacggaggacggacctccaccgtggtccagtccctggtgggtggaggatccttcagggatctgaaggcatGGAGGAattggaggtggtctttagtgtgtgagagctgcttcacctctgagcttctattggtcagatcttctatttcctgctccagctctttgatgaggtcttcagcttgtttctcagTGGATTTCAGTCTCTttttaaccatttggttgagatcatcctggcacttttTAATGCAGCGCTTCAGAGCAGTGAGTATGTGCACACcatcggctatctctctgtctgcatctgcttTGCTGCGGTTAACTCTTAACTGTCTTTAATCTCTTGAATATTATTtagtctctcctggatcatctgctgaagttcagcctctatcttccccagctgggccatcttcacttcatattcctcctttagaggtacaacaggatgggacgtGTGGTCTGTCATTtggcacaacagacacacacacacctgttcagtctggcagaagagctccagaagtcggtcgtgttttttacacatcctgtcttccagacggtccataggcttgaccagccgatgtttcttcaggcctgcaaccctctgatgtggctccaggtgggtttggcagtaagagataagacacactaggcaggacttcacagccttcagctgggtcccagtacagacgtcacagggaacttcccCAGGTTTAACACAGAGCTGATCTTTTTCTCGTATGGATGTTTGAATCTCAGcggccagctctgataagagggtattaATCCTTAAATCAGGCCTTGTGTTGAAAGCCATGATGCAAAGAGGACATTTGaacttgacttgttcatcccagtactttgtaatacaggttctgcagaagttgtgtccacatggtgtggaaactgggctgttgaacacatctagacagatggaacatgaaaagttctcttcagaccaggaagcgTTGGCAcgggccattcctagacacagacgacaaggatTATGTAATGAGCAATcccattatttttgttattccaTAAATGCAAAAGTGTTTTTAACTTATCTCAAAGTTGTgctgctttactcaccttgttgtttCTGCCTGTCGGAGTATTTAATGCGTGTTATTAACTCCTGAAAGAGAGAATTGTTAACCCGTCGGGGTGCTTTAGGTTTTgtttcctcaacatgacgtcctctcctctcctcccccaacacctggctccgccccttcGGCACGTGAGTGCAGCACTACATTCATTCACTGTGTCGGCCTCTTCAaatgcgttgatgtgtgttctcttctttctgGAGTTAAGAGAGAGCCAAAGATCAGTTACTACGTGTCAAGATTctccccatgtgtgtgagtactgtgactttgtcttgtcatctctcctctcatcttagtatctcctctctccttccgcTTCTATGTCTGCTCTCCTTTCTAGCTCATCCAGGATTGTGTTAAGTATTGTTTAGCATGCACATTACATATATGTAAATACCCGTTTGACTTGTCTCTACTATAGTCTACTACCTGTGCCCTGGCGCATACAAGCAGCAGTCCCATAATCAGTGTTGTGAGCGTCACCCAGTGGCGGGAGCGGGTATCAGCACAGAGGGGCCACCAGGGACGAGAGATTCAAATCACCCAAAGGATTCCTGGAATTGTTGAGTCAACGTttatgagagacagagagtgagagacagagacagagacagagacagagacagagagagagagagagagagagagagaaaaaaaaagtgctatTTGGTGAAAATAACACCACGGTAAGTAGAACAGCACAACTTCAGAaagttaaaacctctcttcccGTATTggaattataaatatataattgatcaatacataaaccttgtctgTTTCTAGCAATGGTCtgtgctaacacttcctggtgtgaagagaacttttcatgttccatctgtctggatgtgttcaacaaTCCAGTCACCACTGCATGTGggcacaacttctgcagaacttgtattacaaagttctgggatgaacaagtcaagtacaaatgtcctgtttgcgtGAAGGTTTTCGACACAAAACCTGATCCACAggtcaataccctcttatcagaCATGTCTTCTCAGTTTAGAACGTCCGTAcaagtaaaagagcagccttgtgttgaaccagctgaagttccctgtgacgtctgtactgggacccagctgaaggccgtgaagtcctgcctagtgtgtcttatctcttactgtcaaacccacctggagccacatcagagaatAGCAGGCCTGAAGatacatcggctggtcgagcctatggaccgtctggaagacaggatgtgtaagacaCACAATCAATtactggagctcttctgccagactgatcaggtgtgtgtgtgtcagtcctgcacggagacagaccacaagtcccatcctgttgtacctctaacgGAGggatatgaagtgaagacgtcccagctggggaagatagatgCTGAAGATCCGCAggtgatccaggagagaaaacgaAAGATTGAAGAGATCAAAGACAGAGTAGAACTGTGCAACAAAGACGCAGAAACAGAGATAGCCGATGGTGGACATGTgttcactgctctgataggctgcGTTGAAAATTGccgggatgaattcaaccaaagggtgaaagagaaactgaaatccacagtgaaacgagctgaagacctcatcatagagctggagcaggaaatagaagatctgaccaatagaagctcagaggtgaagcagctctcacacgaCGGTGTAGTCCCATAATCAGTGTTGTGAGCGACACCCAGTGGCGGGAGCGGGTATCAGCACAGAGGGGCAGAACCTTCTTTGTGGGCCCCTAATCCTACTCTTTTGTGGTACACTTAATTTGACTACTTATTTAATGTTCGGAGACATGATTCTCTTTTTTGCACTTCATCGCATGATTAAGGCACAAATTacattctttcattcatttttttgatCATCCGTTCTGGTAAGAGTCGTCTGcggtctctttctcacacacagtaTTATTAGAATTGCATCGTTGAATAACACGAAGGTGTTAAATGAATGCAACGTGTTTATGGCGTCGGCTTTGTGGCTGGTGTGTCGTGGATAGCCGCagcagacagagtgggagacgtCTTCCGCTGTCGCTCTCCAAGGTGCTGAACTTCGGCCGAGTGATGACGTCACACGCGTTGGACAAGCCACCGACCGCCTGGTTTAGGGAATCACCCCCGGAGTACATACTCCATTCAAAAGTACAAACGTGGAACACTTTACAGGAAGAACTATTTGAAATAATGGAAACCGATCTGTGAATGGTGTAGAAATGATGGATGCTTGAATTATCGATTAAAAGTcctgaattaattaatgaattgagTTCCGCCCTGAACTGCGGGCCGTTCTGGTGTTCTCTGAGGGCGCGGCACCAACTGCCAAGCTCTATACCGGTCGAGCCACCAGGTATGAGGGATTCAAATCATCCAAAGCATTCCTGGAATTGTTGAGTCACCGTTTATTAAAACTGTTTGTGAACCGtttataaaaagagagagagaaagagcgagagagggaaagagagagaaagggagagatggacagagagagagagagagggagagggagagagagagagagagagagagagagagagagagagagagagagagagagagagggagagagacccaagAATACACTTAATTTTAAAGCACAAGAAACCCAGGAACTGAACTCTGACAAGAGTCCCCTGTGCCAGCTGGTGCTGAAGCTAAACAACACACATCAAGCTCAGTCCAGCACTGCTTCCCAGACTCCAATTAGAGTCAACAAAATAATTAATCAAGCAAAAGAAGACTATTTGGAACATTAGACAAACCAAACCTCAAACCAAAGTAGAATGAATTCCTATCTGATCCTAAACAGATATTACGAATTGGCAGACAATCTCCACTCTGTCAGAGATGTGAAGCAGagacaaatcctgaccaagtaCAGGATCAGTGTCCACAATCTTGCAGTGGAAACAGGCGGACACAGATAGACCAGGCTGCCGAGGGAACACAGACTGTTTGGTCGCTGTCAGGCAGAGGAGGTTGACACAGAGGAGCACTTCCTTTAACATTGTGGAAAATAGGACATTTTAAGACGGATATACTTCACCAAATTACAAACCTATATTCCGGATCCTGCAGACATGGAACATATGGACAAAATTGCAATTCTTCTTGGTGAAGGTCTGTCTGCTGCCCTGGCTGCACAACATCTCCTGAAATGTCATAACCTGAGAGATTCAGTCcgactttatatttattttattattgttgttgctattgctattgttgttattgttattattattagtagtagcattattattagtattactaTCTGTTATTTGTAAAATTATTCTTGCATAACTTGAATATGCTTTGGCGATACTGTATTCAAATACTGTCATGCTAATAAAGCACtttgaatttgagagagagagagagagagagagagagagagagagagtctgattgactgactgactgactgactgactggttccatgctgtgtttgtgtgtacaacaGGGCAATAAATAACCTTATTTGATGACATAATACGGCAACgaaacaaataaagttttttgttgtttttcgttGTTTGATTTCATGAAAGGTGATGCAGTGGGTTACATGGTAGTTATGTGGATTCATCCTGGGCCAAATCTCAACTTAAATGCCTCACATTTTAAAAACGTGTGTAAATATGGCCTCAAATGGCCTTCTTTTAAACACATAGTACTGAACTAGTTAACTGATACTTGCAGTTTTGGGTTATCAGGTTACATCAATCAAATGTTCTGGCTCCTCCTCAAAGACGGTGAATACCTGATCTGCAATCAAGCCCCACCTCTCAATGGAAAACGAGTGTCAGCCAGACGTCAGCCAGAATGCATTCTTTACATTCTGTCTGGAACAGCTCCAACAGCATGTTTGGTTTTCCTTCAAAACTTCAAGCTCACAACTTCAACTGCAAGTTACTTTATTCCTACAACCCTATCATCCAAAATGTGATTATTTTTCTCCCAGGTTTTCTGTGAAGGCTTGATTGGTTTAGAAAGGAATAAAAAATTATTCTGCTTGATTTAAGTGGTGGGTGGATGGGTTTTGGACGGGGTTCTTTAGACCCTGGACCTGGAGCATTTATCAGACAGAAGGAACAGCAAAAAACTGATGACAGACAATGACAGACATggacaaaaagacagacagacatacttaGCATACCATcacaaacaatgtgtgtgtcacagttgGGGACTTAACAGGgaaatgaacaaacaaacacggaAATAAAGAGCGTTTGAGTTGAGTGAGCCCAATGTAAtgttaaattacatttttccatgtctttgtttgtttttgaccgccattctcattctctccctctccctctctctccctctctctccctccctctctaattAAGCCGGACTGAGGAATTATTCAGAGAAAGAAATGAGATGTCATGTTATGCTCTCAGAAGACCACACAGttctatgaaaaaaaaaaaggaagagatCCGGCCGACGCCTTCAGCCTAGTGACCAACTTAACCATAAAAGTTTCGCCAAAGTCATTAAGATCATCATCGAGATTTAGAACTGAAGTAATTAATCaagtgtctggctgtgagtttgcgtgcatgctatgcgtaggctgaatcgcaatcgtgtcaagacaaatcagattggccaatacacactgaagataaattcaataatttaaaaattacaaaaagcatccctctctggcgaacagaatgttgcagcaggcataAAAGAAaatttatacattattttttttttaattccgattattaattgatctgcatcgagacagaatcgttctagcgacAATCGCGATGCATTGAAGAATCAatttttttcccacccctagtgtccAGTGAGATGAAGGGCCAGGTCAGTGCTGCTCAGGGGGGACATCGGGGGTCCTGTGGACGAGGAGTCTCAACACACCAACCAAGCGGGGCCCCTGAGGCCCTCACCAGTCCTGGTTCATCGTGGGGCTCCAGGGCTGCCGGCTCCCTGTGAACGCCCCTTCAGTTCAGCTTCAGTAAGCCCAGGACAGGGGTGTGGCACCAGAGCCAATCTGCAGgggaccgggtcaccctatcagccaatcagaaggaccgggtcaccctatcagccaatcacaaggaccgggtcaccctatcagccaatcagaaggaccgggtcagcctatcagccaatcagaaggaccgggtcaccctatcagccaatcagtaggaccgggtcaccctatcagcccatcagaaggaccgggtcaccctgtcagccaatcagaaggaccgggtcaccctatcagccaatcagaaggaccgggtcaccctgtcagccaatcagaaggaccgggtcaccctatcagccaatcagaaggaccgggtcaccctatcagccaatcagaaggaccgggtcaccctatcagccaatcagtaggaccgggtcaccctatcagcaaatcagaaggaccgggtcaccctatcagccaatcagaaggaccgggtcaccctGTCAGCAAATCAGAAAGACCGGGTCgccctgtcagccaatcagaaggaccgggtcaccctatcaTCCAATCAGAAGTGATACCTGAACCAGCAGGTGTTCCACCTGGAGATGGAGACATCCAATAGAAGTATTGGAAACCGATCTGTAAATGGTGTGGGAAAGATGGCTGCTTGAAGTATCGGTTAAAAGTCCTGAATCAATCCATGAATTCAGTTCCTCCCTGAACTGCGGGCCGCTCTGTGGTTCTCTGAGGGCGCGGCACCAACTGCCAGCTCTACCGGTCGAGCCACCAGGGACGAGAGATTCAAATCACACAAAGGATTCCTGGAACTGTTGAGTCACCGTTTATTAAAACTGTTTATGAACCGtttataaaaagagagagagagagagagagagagagagagagagagagagagagagagagagagagagagagagagagagagagagagtgtctgactgactggtttcatgcggtgtttgtgtgtataacagGGGAATAAAGAACCTTATTTGATGCAACATACagcaaccaaacacaaagtgtattcttgttttttgttgtttgattTTGTGTAAGGTGATGCAGTGGGTTACATAGTAGTGTTCTGGATTCATCCTGGTCCAAATCTCAACTTAAATGCATAACATTTTAAAAACGTTTGTAAATATGGCCTCAAATGGCCTTCTTTTAAACACATACTACTGCACTTGTTAACTGATACTTGCAGTTCTGGGTTATCAGGTTACATCAATCAAATGTTCTGGCTCCACCTCAAAGACGCTGAATACCTGATCTGCAATCAAGCCCCACCTCTCAATGGAAAACGAGTGTCAGCCAGACGTCAGCCAGAAGGCATTCTTTACATTCTGATAGTCTGGACCAGCTCCAACACCATGTTTGGTTTTCCTTCAAAATTTCAAGCTCACAACTTCAACTGCAAGTTACTTTATTCCTACAACCCTATCATCCAAAATGTGATTACTTTTCTCCCAGGTTTTCTGTGAAGGCTTGATTGGTTTAGAAAGGAATAAAAATGATTCTGCTTGATTTAAGTGGTGGGTGGATGGGTTTTGGACGGGGTTCTTTAGACCCTGGGCCTGGAGCATTTATCATCATGTTGAACCAAACTGCAGTGAAAGAGTAACAAAGAGCAGGTCCAGTTATTATTAGATTAGGTTACATTAGATCAACTTTAATGTCCGTTTACACAGAAATTTGTCTTGCATTACACATCTCTTCAATCCTCAtagaaagacattaaaacagcacttaaaaacatttgcacaacaTTTAAGAGTCCATACACACAGATAAGTCCATAACAGTCAGGGGTCTCAAAGTCCAATGAATGAAAGTCCATAGATGTCTCTGGGGTGTGTGAAAAGATATTgggagtgtgtagtgtgttgttgATATGATTTTCATCTGGCTGTCCAGACAACACAGGTAGAAAGGTATTCAATTAGCTAGTTGTGTAATAACTCTGTAGCTTGATTCAGCTGGACAGTCACTATAAGGTGAGTGTATGGCTTTTGGTCAGCTGCTTGGAACGGAGCCAGGAGGGAAAGCAGACTCCACCCATTCAGTTGGCTCAAAGGAATATAAGGAAATCCATGTATTGAAATGATGTAAGACCGCATTGGATTAGTGGAAAATAATTTTGCTCAATAACACCTTGATAAGACTAAATAACAAATAGAACTAAACTATTAAACCAGTTTTCCATCACTTCATTTTCACGCTGTTTGTCCCTGGTACGTAAAAGCTACCCATAATACACCGGTTATAATGTGACATTGTTAACTGCCACGATTTTAGGTTTGTTTTGCTGTCGCTGGCATTGACTGTGTTGTCTCTGAATTGGGAACTTGTTggtctggttcgtctgccctaCCCTGAGCCTCATGATGCAGCTGTTTAATGAGGTTAGGGATGAGCCTTATATAACTACCAGCGTTAACTCAATATTAAATCACAAACCATACTAGCACATACAACCTGGACACACTTGGAAACACACTTCTTCAGTCATGTTTGCACCATCTCTTTGTCTGTGCTTTGTCCTATATTCtgttttcaaatatatttgaaagaaCAGCGCATGAATGTCACTGAACTGTGCATCCGTGTTGGCGGGGCCaggtgttgggggaggaggggaggacctaggtgttaggggaggagccaggtatTAGGGGAGGacccaggtgttaggggaggagccatgtATTAGGGGAGGACCCAGGTGTtcggggaggagccaggtgttatgGGAAACAAAGACAAGAAACAAAACGTCAGATTCCCAGAAGCCAAGTCAGTccgacgtggaagcagttctctctttcaggaggaaaagaaaacacattttgaaacaaatagtctgacagacagaaacaacaacaaggtgagtgAAGCAGCATAACGTTCAGAGaagttaaaacctctcttccttagggaattaaataaataatggacATGCTCAAtccataaaccttgtcgtctgtgtctaggaatggcctctgctaacacttctgggtctgaagagaacttttcatgttccatctgtctagATGTGTTCAACCgtccagtttccacaccatgtggacacaacttctgtagaacctgtattacaaagtactgggatgaacaagtcaagttCAAATGTCCTCTTTGCAACATGGCTTTCAACACGAAACCTGATTTATGGGTtaataccctcttatcagagctggccgCTCAGTTTCAAACATCAATACGAGTAAAAGATCAGCTCTGTGTTAAACccggagaagttccctgtgacgtctgtactgggacccagctgaaggccatgaagtcctgcctagtgtgtcttatctcttactgccaaacccacctggagccacatcagagagtcgcaggcctgaagaaacatcggctggtcgagcctatggaccgtctggaagacaagatgtgtaagaaacacaatcaacttctggagctcttctgtcagactgaacaggtgtgtgtgtgtcagttctgcacagagggtgaccacaagtcccatcctgttgtacctataaaggaggaatatgaagtgaagatggcccagctggggaagatagaggctgaagtccagaagatgatccaggagagactaaataatattcaggggattaaagacacagttaaaCACAGCCaagcagatgcagacagagagatagccgatggtgtgcacatcctcactgctctgaagcgctgcattgaaaagtgccaggatgacctcaaccaaatggttaaagagaaactgaaacacacagagaaacaagctgaagacctcatcaaagagctggagcaggaaatagaagatctgaccaatagaaccTCAggggtgaagcagctctcacacactaaagaccacctccacttcctccaggccttcagatccctgaaggatcctccacccaccagggactggaccacggtggaggtccgtcctccgtcatacgtagggaccttgaggagatccctggatcagctggaggagacactgaacatggagatgaagaagctgcgtgatgatgctgaactgaagaggttccagcagtatgaagtagatgtgactctggatcctgatacagctcatcccaagctcatcctgtctgaggatggaaAACAAGTGCATCATGGAGGTGAAGTGAaggaactcccagacaaccctaagagatttacaaagGGTATATGTGTTCtaacgaggcagagcttctcagggagattttactttgaggtccaggttaaagacaagactggatGGTTTTTAGGAGTGGCtagagagtccatcaacagaaaagATCAGATCATATTGACCCCTGAGAATGGATACTGGACTCTATTCTTCAACAAGGATGGGTTGGTATTTAAAGATTACcctgctgtccgtctccctccgagagctgagctccagaaggtgggggtgtttattgattatgatgagggtctggtctccttctatgatgtggaagccagggttcatatctactctgctactggctgcagctTTACTGAGCCTCTCCATCCAATCCTCGGTCCATGGCCCTTTGATTATGAAGgtaacaactctgcccccctgatcatctcacctgtcaatcaaacagactaggatcTTTGTTTGATagtaaaataatcaaacgac
It encodes:
- the LOC115543080 gene encoding zinc finger protein RFP-like, whose amino-acid sequence is MASANTSGSEENFSCSICLDVFNRPVSTPCGHNFCRTCITKYWDEQVKFKCPLCNMAFNTKPDLWVNTLLSELAAQFQTSIRVKDQLCVKPGEVPCDVCTGTQLKAMKSCLVCLISYCQTHLEPHQRVAGLKKHRLVEPMDRLEDKMCKKHNQLLELFCQTEQVCVCQFCTEGDHKSHPVVPIKEEYEVKMAQLGKIEAEVQKMIQERLNNIQGIKDTVKHSQADADREIADGVHILTALKRCIEKCQDDLNQMVKEKLKHTEKQAEDLIKELEQEIEDLTNRTSGVKQLSHTKDHLHFLQAFRSLKDPPPTRDWTTVEVRPPSYVGTLRRSLDQLEETLNMEMKKLRDDAELKRFQQYEVDVTLDPDTAHPKLILSEDGKQVHHGGEVKELPDNPKRFTKGICVLTRQSFSGRFYFEVQVKDKTGWFLGVARESINRKDQIILTPENGYWTLFFNKDGLVFKDYPAVRLPPRAELQKVGVFIDYDEGLVSFYDVEARVHIYSATGCSFTEPLHPILGPWPFDYEGNNSAPLIISPVNQTD